A genomic segment from Xiphophorus maculatus strain JP 163 A chromosome 6, X_maculatus-5.0-male, whole genome shotgun sequence encodes:
- the chd8 gene encoding chromodomain-helicase-DNA-binding protein 8 isoform X1 yields MADPIMDLFEDTPLFSLDSLPDDSFSHGSSDPVEEALKLALGQAVPTGDPESAPDLAISSSLGVPVAAPVIPDPAPVHVPTQQPVPAAPVQTVSVAQAVDAGAAAFITSAPTPVETVPQMQAQTTISVASNASGASSSTVLLSSPLTVSSSPATTTTATTQQLTQITHQLTPQQLAAITQQAGGKIVILKGPQGQAQVLQAVSGTAGQAGGKVIRLLSGTPFKPGMSILQGGTVLNQASPGQTQVKVGAAGVQRLLQSANGPVKQVLLTSMPQQTQGQTVQVQIPAQAQMAQGQTTVQVQPQPQTAQIQLQPQAQIQVQPQGQAAQTQGQVQLQPAMQGQTQGGEAKRITLVLQQPSQSGSAAPAGQAVTAQQQVAPGGQQQPTQAPARLVLGQLPSGKLVLQGSQLAALTQARAAGQAEGQPKVLTIQLQVQQQPNQQGGVKYQLVSGAGGTGSPQVLQISQGQGGQRVAVPLKMLLQPQTSSATSSGGTVSVVKVINPSTAAPSATTTTPSQAIRITKAPGEPAAVRRVEILCKQEKANRIVAEAIARAKARGEKNLPRVLNQDELPSTQTSPEMGGTLTVVSTAKKKSSGGGSKKKSPISGGPIPKIIVGTDKKGKVVKISGGAIAVSGCAVIPGAGNKSKSKAKANTITLVGAKKRKRNASSDVSDGELSPPSPAALEDDMIMKRRSNRVVKRKKYTEDLDIKITDDEDEQEDVDVTTTAAAVASISGGAAAQLKQEVELDGNGQPSMQFFVENPSEEDAAIVDKVLSMRITKKEVSPGQYTNAEEFFVKYKNYSYLHCEWATLEQLEKDKRIHQKIKRFKTKHAQMRHLFQEDEESFNPDYVEVDRILDVSHSVDKDNGEPVIYYLVKWCSLPYEDATWELKEDVDEGKVEEFGKIQNRQPRLKRSARPPASSWKKLEETREYKNGNTLREYQLEGVNWLLFNWYNRQNCILADEMGLGKTIQSITLLSEVYAAGVQGPFLVIAPLSTITNWEREFSTWTDMNAIVYHGSLASRQMIQQYEMYCKDDKGHLIPGAYKFDALITTFEMILSDCPELREISWRCVIIDEAHRLKNRNCKLLDSLKMLDLEHKVLLTGTPLQNTVEELFSLLHFLEPTQFPSEIEFLREFGDLKTEEQVQKLQSILKPMMLRRLKEDVEKNLAPKQETIIEVELTDIQKKYYRAILERNFSFLSLGANSNSNVPNLLNTMMELRKCCNHPYLINGAEEKIVAELREKYDPLAPDFHLQALIRSAGKLVLLDKLLPRLKAGGHKVLIFSQMVRCLDILEDYLINKRYLYERIDGRVRGNLRQAAIDRFSKPDSDRFVFLLCTRAGGLGINLTAADTCVIFDSDWNPQNDLQAQARCHRIGQSKAVKVYRLITRNSYEREMLDKASLKLGLDRAVLQSMSGNKDSNVNGLQQFSKKEIEDLLRKGAYAAIMDENDEGSRFCEEDIDQILQRRATTITIESEGKGSTFSKASFVASENRTDIALDDPEFWEKWAKKADIDMDSINQKNTLVIDTPRIRKQTRQYSSLRGEGGDLSDLDSDDEYPPANSRHSRSSRRSDRHSGGGYGRTDCFRVEKHLLVYGWGRWRDILAHARCKRRLSERDVETICRVILVFCLMHYRGDENIKSFIWELITPPENGREPQTLLNHSGLSIPVPRGRKGKRVKAQSTFDVQKVEWIRKYNPDTLLLDDSYRKHLKHQCNKVLLRVRMLYYLKQEVIGEHAESVLKGADIRDVDIWMPEMEQQEVPAAWWDSDADRSLLAGVFKHGYEMYTTMRADPCLCFVERVGRPDDKAIDAEQHTGDAELGDDADFDKFSEDPEFKPASRLSKDLFDEPDSMNVDDEISVEDKPVPMVTESAAVQSGVCEWPSSSSLTARLRRLITAYQRSYRQEQLKIEAEAKGDRRRRRCEQASKLKEIARQERQQRWTRREESDFYRVVSTFGVEKIKKEPGVSEEGDAEFDWTRFRTFARLDKKTDESLSRYFRSFVTMCRRVCHLPQGRGEEPSELTQTVAPITEERASRTLYRISLLRRLRERVLPHPSLEERVLLAPRSSELPAWWSMPGHDRQLMLGASLHGVSRTELSIFSDPQFTFNSARDEFIQNQQALPPPPPPPPPPIMTLSQPKSEMDLPGAKGEGADETALLFGGRIGSDLQSTPLSHHGGKAQGPDWSFKNSRERTEKIGRKGEGGSDSDSDSDSGSSSSERSGSSDDSGDSDEEVAGGGMKVRDVDEENSLLSMTPSQDSILPPEPIRVDWPKDRVLINRLDNLCHLVLSGQWPSGRRYIPEAQLNPSSELVSEDMAYTRVIRKPSSAPTGIGAEGEDGEFTVKLLKEEGLKLTFSKQALLPNGSGGESSGRKKRKDQELSELDGLHDPLERAPRRRDPPTWLKENPDYEVEGDMLELLVNRSKRKRRRRANKPLTGTEKVKVINMLTGKKVGAAFCPMLQDLKEYLEENPNIAVAPEWSETVQKSGLLPESLFHRLLTEHSEIPKKSHRRRHHHHHHHHHHHYHTPEPTPEDPTVDCIEEETLVSDGAYMMDEEDLETSHHFLTSPDFDVKMEGGDSLSQGDYDSSDQEALLDDVIMAQKDSDSSSSSDD; encoded by the exons ATGGCGGATCCCATTATGGACCTCTTCGAGGACACTCCCCTGTTCAGCCTGGACTCCCTGCCGGACGACTCCTTCTCTCACGGTTCCTCGGACCCCGTGGAGGAAGCTCTAAAGCTGGCTTTGGGGCAGGCCGTCCCGACGGGTGATCCGGAGTCCGCTCCCGACCTCGCCATCAGCTCCAGCCTCGGCGTTCCTGTAGCAGCACCGGTCATCCCGGACCCGGCCCCCGTTCACGTTCCCACCCAGCAGCCGGTGCCAGCGGCGCCCGTTCAGACTGTTTCTGTCGCCCAGGCCGTCGACGCTGGAGCGGCGGCCTTCATCACCTCAGCCCCCACCCCTGTTGAGACTGTGCCACAGATGCAGGCCCAGACTACCATCTCTGTTGCCAGCAACGCCAGCGGGGCTTCCAGTAGCACCGTCCTGCTGAGCTCACCTCTGACTGTTTCCAGCTCCCCGGCGACCACCACCACTGCCACCACGCAGCAGCTGACTCAGATAACTCACCAGCTCACGCCCCAGCAGTTAGCTGCCATCACGCAGCAAGCCGGTGGGAAAATCGTCATTCTCAAAGGTCCCCAGGGTCAGGCCCAGGTGCTGCAGGCCGTATCAGGAACCGCGGGTCAGGCCGGTGGAAAGGTCATCCGTCTGTTGTCTGGCACGCCGTTCAAGCCCGGCATGTCAATACTGCAGGGAGGTACGGTCTTAAATCAGGCCAGTCCAGGACAGACCCAGGTCAAGGTGGGGGCCGCAGGGGTGCAGCGCCTGCTGCAGTCCGCCAATGGGCCGGTCAAGCAGGTGTTGCTCACGTCCATGCCTCAGCAGACACAAGGTCAGACGGTTCAGGTGCAGATTCCAGCCCAGGCACAGATGGCTCAAGGTCAGACTACTGTCCAGGTTCAGCCTCAGCCCCAAACCGCTCAGATCCAGCTCCAACCCCAGGCCCAGATCCAGGTCCAGCCTCAAGGCCAGGCAGCTCAGACCCAGGGTCAGGTGCAGCTCCAGCCGGCCATGCAGGGCCAGACGCAG GGTGGCGAAGCAAAGCGCATCACCCTGGTTCTCCAGCAGCCGTCCCAGTCCGGCTCTGCAGCACCTGCTGGTCAAGCCGTTACCGCTCAACAGCAAGTGGCACCTGGAGGTCAACAGCAGCCAACGCAGGCCCCTGCCAGGCTGGTTCTGGGTCAGCTCCCTAGCGGCAAACTGGTGCTCCAGGGAAGCCAACTAGCGGCTCTGACCCAGGCCCGGGCTGCAGGTCAGGCCGAGGGGCAGCCCAAGGTCCTCACAATCCAGCTGCAAGTACAACAGCAGCCCAATCAACAAGGAGGAGTGAAG TACCAGTTGGTATCGGGGGCTGGCGGGACCGGCAGCCCGCAGGTGCTGCAGATTTCCCAGGGCCAAGGAGGACAGCGGGTGGCCGTACCTCTCAAAATGCTGCTGCAGCCGCAG ACAAGCTCGGCCACATCTTCCGGCGGCACCGTCTCTGTGGTGAAGGTCATCAACCCGTCGACGGCAGCCCCCTCCGCTACGACCACGACTCCATCGCAGGCCATCCGCATCACCAAGGCCCCCGGCGAGCCCGCGGCCGTCCGACGCGTGGAGATCCTCTGCAAGCAGGAGAAGGCCAATCGAATAGTGGCGGAGGCCATCGCTCGGGCCAAAGCACGCGGCGAGAAGAACCTGCCCAGAGTCCTGAATCAGGACGAGCTTCCGTCTACGCAAACCTCCCCGGAGATGGGAGGGACTTTGACTGTTGTCTCAActgctaaaaagaaaagcagcggTGGGgggagcaaaaagaaaagtccCATATCTGGAGGACCGATACCCAAAATCATTGTGGGGACCGACAAGAAGGGCAAAGTGGTGAAAATATCAGGAGGAGCGATTGCAGTGAGCGGCTGCGCAGTTATACCCGGAGCTGGAAACAAAAGCAAGAGCAAGGCTAAAGCAAA CACTATTACCCTGGTAGgagcaaagaaaagaaagagaaatgcGTCTTCAGACGTCTCTGATGGGGAGCTGAGCCCACCTTCACCTGCCGCACTGGAGGACGACATGATTATG AAGAGGCGCTCCAACCGGGTGGTGAAGAGGAAGAAGTACACGGAGGACTTGGATATTAAGATAACGGACGATGAGGACGAGCAGGAAGACGTGGATGTTACCACGACTGCAGCCGCCGTGGCCTCCATCAGCGGCGGGGCGGCAGCTcagctgaaacaggaagtggagctcGATGGCAACGGACAGCCCAGCATGCAGTTTTTTGTG gagaATCCGAGTGAGGAAGATGCCGCCATCGTAGATAAAGTCTTGTCAATGAGGATAACTAagaaagaa gTTTCCCCAGGCCAGTATACTAATGCCGAGGAGTTCtttgttaaatacaaaaacta TTCATACCTGCACTGTGAGTGGGCCACGCTGGAGCAGCTGGAGAAAGACAAGAGGATCCATCAAAAGATCAAGAGATTCAAGACCAAACACGCTCAGATGAGGCATTTGTTCCAGGAG GACGAGGAGTCTTTTAACCCAGACTACGTGGAGGTGGACAGGATCCTCGACGTGTCCCACAGCGTGGACAAAGACAACGGCGAG CCCGTCATCTACTACCTGGTGAAGTGGTGCTCTCTGCCTTATGAAGACGCTACTTGGGAGCTAAAGGAAGACGTCGACGAGGGGAAAGTTGAAGAGTTCGGCAAAATCCAAAACAGACAGCCTCGCCTAAAGAGATCG GCGCGGCCTCCTGCCAGCTCATGGAAAAAGTTAGAGGAAACCCGAGAGTACAAGAACGGCAACACACTAAGAGAGTATCAGCTGGAAGGAGTCAACTGGCTTCTCTTCAACTGGTACAACAG GCAGAACTGCATCCTGGCAGACGAGATGGGTCTGGGGAAGACCATCCAGTCCATCACGCTGCTGTCCGAAGTGTACGCCGCCGGAGTACAAGGCCCCTTCCTGGTCATCGCTCCGCTCTCCACCATCACCAACTGGGAAAGGGAGTTCTCCACCTGGACCGACATGAACGCCATTGTGTACCATGGAAGCCTCGCCAGCCGGCAGATGATCCAGCAGTATGAGATGTACTGCAAAGACGACAAG gGACATTTAATTCCAGGTGCGTACAAGTTTGACGCCCTCATCACGACCTTCGAGATGATTCTCTCGGACTGCCCCGAGCTGAGGGAGATCTCGTGGCGCTGCGTCATCATCGATGAGGCTCACCGGCTAAAAAACCGAAACTGCAAACTGTTGGACAGTTTGAAGATGCTCGACCTG GAACACAAAGTGCTGTTGACCGGCACGCCTCTTCAGAACACCGTGGAGGAGCTTTTCAGCCTACTTCACTTCCTGGAGCCAACTCAGTTCCCGTCTGAAATCGAATTCCTCCGAGAGTTTGGAGACCTCAAAACTGAGGAGCAG GTTCAGAAACTCCAGTCCATTTTAAAACCTATGATGTTGCGGAGACTCAAAGAAGATGTGGAGAAGAACTTGGCACCCAAGCAGGAGACCATTATTGAG GTTGAGTTGACTGATATCCAGAAGAAGTACTACCGGGCCATTCTGGAGAGGAACTTCAGCTTCCTGAGTTTAGGAGCCAACAGTAACAGCAACGTCCCCAATCTGCTCAACACGATGATGGAGCTCCGAAAGTGCTGCAACCACCCCTACCTCATTAATG GTGCCGAAGAGAAGATCGTGGCGGAGTTGCGGGAGAAGTACGACCCCCTGGCCCCGGACTTTCATTTGCAGGCCCTAATTCGGTCCGCCGGCAAACTGGTGCTACTTGATAAACTGCTGCCTCGGCTCAAGGCCGGCGGCCACAAAGTGCTCATCTTCTCCCAGATGGTGCGCTGCTTAGACATTCTAGAGGACTACCTCATCAACAAGAG ATACCTTTACGAGAGAATTGATGGAAGAGTTCGTGGGAACCTGCGACAGGCAGCCATCGATCGGTTCAGCAAGCCGGATTCGGATCGCTTCGTCTTCCTCCTTTGTACTCGTGCTGGCGGTCTGGGTATTAACCTGACCGCCGCTGACACCTGTGTCATATTTGACTCTGACTGGAACCCTCAAAACGACCTGCAG GCCCAAGCAAGATGCCATCGTATCGGCCAGTCGAAGGCAGTCAAGGTCTACCGCCTCATCACCAGGAATTCCTATGAGAGGGAAATGCTGGACAAAGCGAGTCTGAAACTCGGTCTGGACCGTGCTGTTCTACAAAGCATGAGCGGCAACAAGGACAGCAACGTCAACGGG CTCCAGCAGTTCTCCAAGAAGGAAATCGAGGACCTTTTGAGGAAAGGAGCTTACGCCGCCATCATGGATGAAAACGACGAAGGCAGTAGGTTCTGCGAGGAAGACATTGACCAGATCCTTCAGCGGCGAGCCACCACAATTACTATCGAGAGCGAAGGCAAAGGTTCCACGTTCTCTAAAGCCAGCTTCGTCGCATCTGAGAACCGCACCGACATCGCCCTGGACGACCCCGAGTTCTGGGAGAAGTGGGCCAAGAAAGCCGACATCGACATGGATTCCATTAATCAGAAG AACACACTTGTGATCGACACTCCCAGGATCCGGAAGCAGACGCGCCAGTACTCCAGTTTGCGAGGCGAAGGAGGAGACCTGTCGGATTTGGACAGCGACGACGAGTATCCGCCTGCCAATTCAAGACACTCCAGATCTTCTCGCCGCTCAGACCGCCACAGCGGGGGAGGTTACGGCCGTACCGACTGTTTCCGGGTGGAGAAACACCTCCTTGTCTATgg ATGGGGCCGCTGGAGGGACATCTTGGCCCACGCCAGATGTAAGCGACGTCTGAGCGAACGTGACGTAGAAACCATCTGCCGTGTCATTCTGGTGTTTTGTCTAATGCACTATCGTGGCGACGAGAACATAAAGAGTTTCATTTGGGAGCTCATAACGCCACCGGAGAATGGCCGAGAACCCCAAACACTACTAAATCACTCTG GCCTTTCTATCCCTGTTCCAAGAGGCAGGAAAGGTAAGAGGGTCAAAGCTCAGAGCACGTTCGATGTTCAGAAGGTGGAGTGGATCCGCAAGTACAACCCCGACACCCTGCTGCTCGACGACAGCTACCGCAAACACCTGAAGCACCAGTGCAACAA AGTGTTGCTCAGGGTCCGTATGCTCTACTACCTGAAGCAGGAGGTCATAGGTGAACATGCAGAGTCTGTCCTGAAGGGGGCTGACATTAG GGATGTCGACATCTGGATGCCGGAGATGGAGCAGCAGGAGGTGCCTGCAGCTTGGTGGGACTCTGACGCAGACCGCTCTCTGCTCGCTGGCGTCTTCAAACATG GTTATGAGATGTACACTACCATGCGGGCCGATCCCTGCCTCTGCTTCGTGGAGAGAGTCGGTCGGCCAGACGACAAGGCCATCGATGCTGAGCAGCACACTGGGGACGCCGAGCTTGGAGACGA TGCCGACTTTGACAAGTTCTCAGAGGATCCAGAGTTCAAGCCAGCGTCCAGACTCTCCAAAGATCTTTTTGATGAG CCTGACTCTATGAACGTGGATGATGAGATCTCGGTGGAGGACAAGCCGGTACCGATGGTCACGGAAAGCGCAGCCGTCCAGAGCGGCGTGTGCGAGTGGCCTTCGAGCTCTTCGCTGACGGCGCGGTTGAGGCGGCTGATCACGGCGTACCAACGCAGCTACAGACAGGAGCAGCTGAAGATCGAAGCCGAGGCCAAAGGGGATCGCCGGCGGAGGCGCTGCGAACAGGCCAGCAAACTGAAGGAAATCGCACGGCAGGAACGACAGCAGCG GTGGACGCGGAGAGAAGAGAGCGACTTCTACCGCGTGGTCTCCACGTTTGGAGTGGAGAAGATCAAGAAGGAGCCGGGTGTCTCAGAGGAGGGGGATGCGGAGTTTGATTGGACGCGTTTCCGAACTTTTGCCCGTCTGGATAAAAAAACCGATGAGAGCCTCAGTCGATACTTCCGTTCATTCGTCACGATGTGCCGGAGAGTGTGCCACCTCCCCCAAGGCCGTGGTGAAG AGCCGTCAGAGCTGACTCAGACTGTGGCTCCCATCACAGAGGAACGTGCCTCCCGCACGCTGTACCGCATCAGCCTCCTGCGGCGCCTTCGCGAGCGCGTCCTGCCCCACCCCTCCCTGGAGGAGCGCGTCCTCCTGGCGCCGCGCAGCTCCGAGCTGCCTGCCTGGTGGAGCATGCCGGGCCACGACCGGCAGCTGATGCTCGGCGCCTCGCTCCACGGCGTCAGCCGCACCGAGCTCTCCATCTTCTCCGACCCGCAGTTCACCTTCAACTCCGCTCGCGACGAGTTCATCCAGAACCAGCAGGCTTTGCcgccacctccacctcctcctcctccgcccaTCATGACGCTTAGCCAGCCCAAGTCTGAGATGGACTTACCTGGAGCGAAGGGGGAGGGGGCCGACGAGACCGCCCTACTGTTTGGAGGGAGAATCGGTAGCGACCTGCAGAGCACGCCCTTGAGTCACCATGGCGGCAAAGCACAGGGTCCAGACTGGAGCTTCAAAAACAGCAgggaaagaacagaaaaaattgGAAGGAAAGGCGAGGGAGGGTCCGATTCGGATTCAGACTCCGACTCGGGCTCATCGTCCTCAGAGCGATCCGGTAGCAGCGACGACAGCGGAGACAGTGACGAGGAAGTAGCAGGAG GGGGCATGAAGGTAAGAGATGTGGATGAAGAAAACAGTCTGCTCTCCATGACTCCATCTCAAGACAGCATACTTCCAcctgagccaatcagagtcgACTGGCCTAAG gaccgCGTGCTGATCAACCGCCTGGACAACTTGTGTCACCTGGTGCTGTCGGGTCAGTGGCCCTCGGGGCGGCGCTACATCCCAGAAGCCCAGCTCAACCCAAGCTCCGAGCTGGTGAGCGAGGACATGGCGTACACCCGGGTCATCCGGAAACCCAGCAGCGCACCGACCGGCATCGGGGCGGAGGGAGAGGACGGAGAGTTCACCGTAAAACTCCTCAAG GAGGAGGGTCTGAAGCTGACGTTCTCCAAGCAGGCTCTGCTGCCCAACGGGTCAGGGGGAGAGAGCAGCGGGCGCAAGAAACGCAAAGACCAAGAG CTATCGGAGTTAGACGGCCTCCATGACCCACTGGAGCGTGCTCCTCGACGAAGGGACCCCCCCACGTGGTTGAAAGAGAATCCAGATTATGAGGTGGAAGGAGACATGTTGGAG CTGCTGGTGAACAGGAgtaagaggaagaggaggaggcgaGCGAATAAACCCCTTACAGGCACTGAAAAGGTCAAGGTCATCAACATGCTGACGGGAAAGAAG